The Strix aluco isolate bStrAlu1 chromosome 19, bStrAlu1.hap1, whole genome shotgun sequence genome contains a region encoding:
- the LOC141932307 gene encoding uncharacterized protein LOC141932307 — protein MQLGIAVVLPLVPKMEFALKQVLWDPPPQSSSSALLAPAWEGDHVMSWTTTATQLGQENSNLQHRDCKPCRQEEERGPQSVQGGGSLGEVALGNPVPLDTMPQGLFPWQRGLSGTRQCPLSPAWQRSPGRGKGRRFSAHPRRAMKRIWRWLCRRARSRGAGEGPESCRSSGGHELQPEGRDELHRAATTGNLAPARPLVEERDTHCRDKADRRRRSGSARPVDPSKRENKGQAAPGQGKGVSASSAPRGAAAAAARQRAPALRRADEPAANLESAVRTSPSEEEGVKESKSFGQEAEDVRAQIPTVGSDSSPSHLSPGRHEPSERVDGQVFQREGHQCLRVQEKLHENIAEMREGNKSLSQQLSKAERKADGLEKEVEQLKSALLEKTSALDWTERELQKAKRQTLDWCGVCLLKDQKRADATKKAEELQQQLAQLQSENFLLRQQLGDVQNNNCLEQMRTEARLQGELADAVRKQHTAETALNASTHQCNRLKAENSRLQEDLDKAKAKACELSAQLELQSQISLKLEALNKEMGQMVTSLSARLATPGAGHTTTAPEEKQYLSLLLEVQAAAEARVEEINTAVASWRNELEQIIRAQALELERAKDKQESTALLLACAQAELKSSDKRFLVMEDIARVLRNKLNKANERLAEARRSNGDTAVRKRSVSKTRGPSVNPSGSATSERQTRSGGDCPPTSALPPNVGEAWDIPSGAAPPDSDMLKESY, from the exons ATGCAATTAGGTATAGCAGTTGTGCTGCCCTTGGTCCCAAAAATGGAATTCGCCCTTA AGCAGGTCCTCTGGGACCCACCACCCCAGAGCTCCTCCAGTGCTCTTCTGGCCCCCGCATGGGAAGGGGACCATGTCATGTCTTGGACCACCACAGCCACCCAACTTGGACAGGAAAACAGCAacctgcagcacagggact GCAAGCCTTGCAggcaagaggaggagaggggtccACAGAGtgtgcagggaggtgggagcctTGGAGAGGTGGCCTTGGGCAACCCTGTGCCCCTGGACACAATGCCCCAGGGGCTGTTCCCTTGGCAACGTGGCCTGT CCGGCACCCGGCAGTGCCCACTAagtcctgcctggcagcgctCCCCAGGGAGAGGCAAGGGGAGGCGGTTCAGTGCCCATCCCCGCCGGGCCATGAAGAGGATCTGGCGGTGGCTGTGCAGGAGGGCCAggagcaggggggcaggggagggtcccGAGTCCTGCAGGAGCAGCGGTGGCCATGAGCTCCAGCCGGAGGGCCGGGACGAGCTGCACCGTGCAGCCACCACCGGCAACTTGGCCCCAGCGCGGCCGCTGGTGGAGGAGCGCGACACCCACTGCCGGGACAAGGCCGACAG gcgCAGGCGCAGTGGCAGCGCGCGGCCTGTGGACCCCAGCAAGCGGGAAAACAAGGGACAAGCTGCTCCAGGCCAAGGCAAAGGGGTGTCAGCATCCAGCGCTCCccgtggggcagcagctgctgcagcgagGCAGCGTGCACCCGCCCTGCGGAGAGCAG atgagCCTGCCGCCAACTTGGAGTCGGCCGTCCGTACGTCGCCATCAGAGGAAGAAGGCGTCAAGGAGAGCaagagctttgggcaggag GCAGAAGATGTCAGAGCCCAAATACCGACGGTGGGGTCAgattcatccccttcccacctgagCCCTGGGAGACATGAGCCATCTGAAAGGGTCGATGGGCAGGTGTTTCAGAGAGAAGGTCACCAATGCCTTCGAGTGCAAGAAAAGCTCCATGAGAACATCGCTGAGATGCGAGAAGGAAACAAGAGCTTGtctcagcagctgagcaaagccgaaagaaaagctgatgggctggaaaaggaagtGGAGCAACTGAAAAGTGCCCTCTTGGAAAAGACATCGGCTTTAGACTGGACGGAAAGAGAATTACAGAAGGCCAAGAGGCAGACACTGGACTGGTGTGGTGTATGCCTTCTTAAAGATCAGAAGAGAGCAGATGCCaccaagaaggcagaagagctgcagcaacAACTGGCCCAGCTCCAAAGTGAAAACTTTTTGCTGCGTCAGCAGCTGGGAGACGTGCAGAACAACAACTGCCTGGAACAAATG AGAACAGAGGCACGGCTGCAAGGAGAGCTCGctgatgctgtcagaaagcagcacacagcagaaactgcactgaaCGCTTCGACGCACCAGTGCAATCGCCTGAAGGCAGAGAACTCCCGCTTGCAGGAGGACCTGGACAAGGCTAAGGCCAAG gcGTGCGAACTCTccgcacagctggagctgcagtcccAAATATCTCTGAAGCTCGAAGCTCTAaataaggagatgggacagaTGGTGACAAGTCTGTCAGCTCGCTTGGCGACTCCTGGCGCGGGTCACACCACAACAGCGCCGGAAGAGAAGCAATATCTGAGTCTACTCTTGGAG GTACAGGCAGCCGCTGAAGCCAGAGTAGAAGAGATCAACACCGCTGTCGCCTCTTGGAGGAACGAGCTGGAGCAGATCATTAGAGCTCAGGCTCTcgagctggagagagcaaaggacaAGCAGGAGTCGACCGCCCTGCTCCTGGCCTGCGCACAGGCAGAATTAAAGAGCTCCGACAAGCGTTTCTTGGTGATGGAGGACATTGCAAGAGTtctcagaaacaaattaaataa GGCTAATGAGAGGCTAGCAGAAGCCAGGAGGAGCAACGGCGACACTGCAGTCAGAAAGCGGAGTGTGAGCAAGACCAGGGGACCGAGCGTAAACCCATCGGGCTCAG CCACCAGTGAACGTCAAACCAGATCTGGTGGGGATTGTCCCCCGACATCTGCTCTTCCGCCAAATGTCGGCGAAGCCTGGGATATCCCTTCTGGGGCAGCACCGCCCGATAGCGACATGTTGAAGGAGAGTTATTAA
- the LOC141931983 gene encoding peptidyl-prolyl cis-trans isomerase H-like isoform X3 produces the protein MPAEGPRCPLPPPALRGSAGLRAQGRPQPRPAPPALPGPEPPPLPAALPLPGAARAMAVLASNPTNPVVFFDVTIGGQEVGRMKIELFADVVPKPAENFRQFCTGEFRKDGVPIGYKGSTLPRVIKDFMIQGGDFVNILQ, from the exons ATGCCGGCCGaggggccgcgctgcccgctgccgccgcccgccctccgcggcagcgccgggctccgcgcccaGGGGAGGCCtcagccccgcccggccccgccggcacttccggggccggagccgccgccgcttccGGCGGCACTTCCGCTTCCGGGAGCGGCGCGTGCCATGGCGGTGCTGGCGTCCAACCCCACCAACCCCGTGGTCTTCTTCGATGTCACCATCGGCGGGCAG GAGGTCGGCCGCATGAAGATCGAGCTGTTCGCCGACGTTGTACCCAAGCCAGCAGAGAACTTCAG GCAGTTTTGTACGGGTGAATTCAG GAAGGATGGTGTCCCTATAGGTTATAAAGGAAGCACTTTGCCCAG GGTAATAAAGGATTTCATGATCCAAGGAGGTGACTTTGTAAAC ATTCTTCAATGA
- the LOC141931983 gene encoding peptidyl-prolyl cis-trans isomerase H-like isoform X2, whose amino-acid sequence MPAEGPRCPLPPPALRGSAGLRAQGRPQPRPAPPALPGPEPPPLPAALPLPGAARAMAVLASNPTNPVVFFDVTIGGQEVGRMKIELFADVVPKPAENFRQFCTGEFRKDGVPIGYKGSTLPRVIKDFMIQGGDFVNQILQ is encoded by the exons ATGCCGGCCGaggggccgcgctgcccgctgccgccgcccgccctccgcggcagcgccgggctccgcgcccaGGGGAGGCCtcagccccgcccggccccgccggcacttccggggccggagccgccgccgcttccGGCGGCACTTCCGCTTCCGGGAGCGGCGCGTGCCATGGCGGTGCTGGCGTCCAACCCCACCAACCCCGTGGTCTTCTTCGATGTCACCATCGGCGGGCAG GAGGTCGGCCGCATGAAGATCGAGCTGTTCGCCGACGTTGTACCCAAGCCAGCAGAGAACTTCAG GCAGTTTTGTACGGGTGAATTCAG GAAGGATGGTGTCCCTATAGGTTATAAAGGAAGCACTTTGCCCAG GGTAATAAAGGATTTCATGATCCAAGGAGGTGACTTTGTAAAC CAGATTCTTCAATGA
- the LOC141931983 gene encoding peptidyl-prolyl cis-trans isomerase H-like isoform X1, translating to MPAEGPRCPLPPPALRGSAGLRAQGRPQPRPAPPALPGPEPPPLPAALPLPGAARAMAVLASNPTNPVVFFDVTIGGQEVGRMKIELFADVVPKPAENFRQFCTGEFRKDGVPIGYKGSTLPRVIKDFMIQGGDFVNVSTGLFLLCFSYVVH from the exons ATGCCGGCCGaggggccgcgctgcccgctgccgccgcccgccctccgcggcagcgccgggctccgcgcccaGGGGAGGCCtcagccccgcccggccccgccggcacttccggggccggagccgccgccgcttccGGCGGCACTTCCGCTTCCGGGAGCGGCGCGTGCCATGGCGGTGCTGGCGTCCAACCCCACCAACCCCGTGGTCTTCTTCGATGTCACCATCGGCGGGCAG GAGGTCGGCCGCATGAAGATCGAGCTGTTCGCCGACGTTGTACCCAAGCCAGCAGAGAACTTCAG GCAGTTTTGTACGGGTGAATTCAG GAAGGATGGTGTCCCTATAGGTTATAAAGGAAGCACTTTGCCCAG GGTAATAAAGGATTTCATGATCCAAGGAGGTGACTTTGTAAACGTAAGTACTGGTCTATTCCTTTTGTGCTTTTCCTACGTGGTACATTAA